The genomic interval AGCCGAGTTGCTTTCCAGCTTCGACCTGGCGCTTGACAACAACAGACTGGTTTAATATACTGGTTAAATGAAAGTGAAAGAGAACACCGTGAGCGCTTTTGACGCCAAGACTCACCTTTCGCAGCTTCTCCAGGAGGTCGAGAAAGGACGGACGATCACGATCACGCGAAGAGGTAAGGTTGTCGCGCGGTTGATCCCTGCCGCGGAGGAAGACGCGGCATCGGTGGATGAGATTCTCACCGAATTGTCCGCCATAAGAAAGCGCGTGAAAGGCGGTTACGATATCAAGGAATTGATCAATGAAGGCAGGAAACGTTGACAAAATGGGTCATAGACTGCTCCTTCGCGGCGGCGCTTTTCCTGCCGGACAAAGCCTCTTCGCAGGTCAACCGCTTCTTTTCTGAACATTCCGATTCCCGGACATTGCATGTTCCAATGCTGTGGTGGTATGAAATGACAAACGTGCTTTGCGTGGCGGAACGAAAAAGGATGCTGAAAGAGGTTGATGTTCAGAGAATCATGGGGCTTCTTCCGCGATTCCCGATGGAGACAGATGAAGCCCGGGGTTTTCCTTATATCAGGCGGCTCTACGAAGTGGCCCGAACATACGGGCTTTCATCTTACGACGCGGCCTACCTTGAACTGGCCATGCGCATAGACGCGCAACTGGCCACGCTGGACAGGGAACTGGTCGCTGCCGCAAGCACCTGCGGGGTCCCGACACACCGTTGACCGCGCTCAAGCCGGACGTTCCAGCCTGATCCTGGCACAACGATCCGAAATCCCCGCAAGCGATGATCCGATCGATACACCGGCAATCCGAGGCGGGGATTTTCCTGTTGACATATTTCCGTGAAAACCATATAAAAGTACTTATAATTATGGGAATTATCGAGAGATATGGTCAAATATTGATTAGTCACCTTGGGATATGTCACCAACTATTTGATATCACTACTCTTTACAATATTCGTACCACGTGTGGCATGAGGCCGGTCGTACCGTTTCTGCCAGATAATACGGGGTGAGCTTGGATATCCTTGGTGTGGATATAGGGACCGTCAGCGTCAAGTACGTACGGTGCAAGGGCTCGGCGGGCAGCAGTGTTATAACCTCACAGGGTGATTATCCCTACAAGGGGGATTTCGAAGACCTCAGGCTTATCCTCGAGGATATCCGGATGAAGGAAGGCACGGACCTGGAAGTGGCCGTGGGTGTCTCGTCCCCGGATATCATCAAGAAGACCTTCACCATACCGATCCTTCCAAAAAAGGAACAGCGAGACGCCCTCAACTGGACGTCCGCGAAGGTCCTGTCCATGTCGCTCGATGACATGGTGTACGAGCACATGATGCTGGGGAGGATGGAGGAGAAGGGCGTCATGAAGGACGAGGTCCTCTTTGTCGGGACCTCGAAGGGATTCATTCAGCGCATTCAATCAGCTTTTCAGCAGGCCGGATTCCGGGACGTCGTTCTCGTCACCGACATCGCCTTCGCCTACGTGTACGCGCTGGGGGAGGTGGGTGAGAGGTCCATCGCGGTCGTCGATATTGGAGGAAGGCAGACGGGGCTTTACATCGCGAACGGCCGCCGTCTGATGTTCGCGCGGGAGATACTCACCGCCTCGGAGAGTTTTTCCGACGCCCTCATGAGCGGTCCGGGATTGTCCTAT from Syntrophorhabdus sp. carries:
- a CDS encoding type II toxin-antitoxin system prevent-host-death family antitoxin is translated as MKVKENTVSAFDAKTHLSQLLQEVEKGRTITITRRGKVVARLIPAAEEDAASVDEILTELSAIRKRVKGGYDIKELINEGRKR
- a CDS encoding type II toxin-antitoxin system VapC family toxin, which translates into the protein MTKWVIDCSFAAALFLPDKASSQVNRFFSEHSDSRTLHVPMLWWYEMTNVLCVAERKRMLKEVDVQRIMGLLPRFPMETDEARGFPYIRRLYEVARTYGLSSYDAAYLELAMRIDAQLATLDRELVAAASTCGVPTHR